From Pseudomonadota bacterium:
GGCAGCTTGAGATCGAAGAAGTCGGCGTCCGGGCCGGCGCGGCGTACAGCACGCGCGACGCGACCTTCACCGCAGTTGTAAGCCGCCACCGCCAAGGTCCAATCGCCGAAGCGCTCATGCAGCGCTTGCAGGTAGTCGAGGGCGGCGTCGGTGGCGGCGATCGGATCGCGACGTTCGTCCACCCACCAGTCGATCTTCAGGCCGTAGCGCTTGCCGGTGGCGGGAATGAACTGCCACAGGCCCGCCGCGCCCCCCGGGGAGAATGCGAGGGGATCGAGGGCGCTCTCGATGATCGGCAGCAGGCAGAGTTCGGTGGGCAGCTGGCGTTTGCGGACGTCGTCGCAGATCCCCGCCAGGTAGCGCTCGACCCGTGGGCGCAGGCGCTCCAGGTACGTGGGGTGGCGCTCGAGCCAGGCCAGGTGTTGTTGGACGCGTTTTTCGTCCGTGGCATGAGCCAGCTGAAACCCGCCGCGGATCTCATCCATCAAGGTGGCGGGCGGCGGCGGCGCCGCGGCGACGGTCACCGGCTCGGGGGCCGCGGCGGGCTCGTCGACGATCTGTGAGTCGGGCTCG
This genomic window contains:
- a CDS encoding transglycosylase SLT domain-containing protein, whose protein sequence is MTRTLAALLAAASLSACATLTSPPAAQTSAPPETDPVPPSALTAAPSAEPDSQIVDEPAAAPEPVTVAAAPPPPATLMDEIRGGFQLAHATDEKRVQQHLAWLERHPTYLERLRPRVERYLAGICDDVRKRQLPTELCLLPIIESALDPLAFSPGGAAGLWQFIPATGKRYGLKIDWWVDERRDPIAATDAALDYLQALHERFGDWTLAVAAYNCGEGRVARAVRRAGPDADFFDLKLP